In Horticoccus luteus, the following proteins share a genomic window:
- a CDS encoding sulfite reductase subunit alpha: MSDADSSAQFSKDNPFAARLVENRLLSKPGSAKETRHVVVDIAASGLTYKAGDSLGVFPTNRPGDVAEILTRLGATGEEAVVLPRSAGPLRFDEALRSKLALARPTRKLLELLAAKTASTDERERLAAMLAPEGKDLCAGYLEQREFIDVLQEFAGAEVSPQELVDHMRRLMPRLYSIASAPQRHPTEVHLTVAVVRYEMNHRERVGVCSTFLADRAVSGQPVVPVFVSHSHFGPPANGATDVIMVGPGTGIAPFRAFIQERVATGATGRSWLFFGDQHRAVDFLYEDEWSDYLAKGQLTRLDTAFSRDQLLKVYVQDRMRENAAELWRWISNGAHFYVCGDATRMAKDVDQALHDVIAEQGHMEIAAAGDYVKQMKKEKRYQRDVY, encoded by the coding sequence ATGTCTGACGCCGATTCCTCCGCTCAATTTTCCAAGGATAATCCTTTCGCCGCCCGGTTGGTGGAAAATCGCTTATTGTCAAAGCCCGGGTCTGCGAAGGAGACGCGGCACGTGGTGGTGGATATCGCGGCCAGCGGACTTACCTACAAAGCGGGTGATTCACTAGGCGTGTTTCCCACGAACCGGCCCGGCGATGTGGCGGAGATTCTAACGCGTCTTGGTGCGACGGGCGAGGAGGCGGTCGTGCTGCCGAGGAGTGCGGGCCCGCTCCGCTTCGATGAAGCGTTGCGGAGCAAACTCGCTCTCGCGCGGCCCACCCGGAAGCTGTTGGAGCTGCTTGCCGCCAAGACCGCTTCGACCGATGAACGCGAGCGGCTCGCCGCGATGCTCGCCCCCGAAGGCAAGGATCTCTGCGCAGGGTATCTGGAGCAGCGTGAGTTTATCGACGTTTTGCAGGAGTTTGCCGGAGCCGAAGTCTCGCCCCAGGAATTGGTCGATCACATGCGCCGGTTGATGCCGCGTCTCTATTCGATCGCCTCGGCGCCGCAGCGGCACCCAACAGAAGTTCATCTGACGGTGGCGGTGGTGCGCTACGAAATGAACCATCGGGAGCGTGTGGGGGTGTGTTCCACGTTTCTCGCCGACCGGGCGGTCTCCGGACAACCGGTCGTGCCGGTGTTCGTGTCGCATTCGCATTTCGGTCCGCCGGCCAATGGGGCGACCGACGTCATCATGGTGGGTCCGGGAACAGGCATCGCGCCGTTTCGCGCCTTCATCCAGGAGCGCGTCGCGACAGGGGCGACGGGACGCAGTTGGTTGTTTTTTGGCGATCAACACCGGGCGGTTGACTTTCTCTATGAAGACGAGTGGTCGGACTATCTCGCGAAAGGGCAGCTTACGCGGCTCGACACGGCATTCTCTCGGGATCAGTTGCTGAAAGTTTATGTGCAGGACCGGATGAGGGAAAACGCCGCGGAACTCTGGCGCTGGATCAGCAATGGCGCGCATTTCTACGTCTGCGGTGATGCGACGCGGATGGCGAAGGATGTCGACCAAGCGCTGCATGATGTGATCGCGGAGCAAGGCCACATGGAGATCGCGGCCGCCGGCGATTACGTGAAGCAGATGAAAAAGGAAAAACGTTACCAGCGAGACGTGTATTGA
- the fabG gene encoding 3-oxoacyl-[acyl-carrier-protein] reductase translates to MLTFTNRTALVTGAGRGIGKAIAEMLARHGVTVICVSKSADSCGAVASGIIAAGGKAKAVAVDVADGAAVAKAAEELLKEFPAIDILVNNAGITRDGLLFRMSETDWNDVLATNLSSCFHWTKHLARPMTRARWGRIVNITSVSGIMGNAGQANYSAAKAGMIGLTKTLAREFASRSITVNAVAPGFIKTDMTTEFVNSPDIAGKVLETVPLKRFGEAADIANMTAYLCSEEAGYITGQVFTVDGGMAM, encoded by the coding sequence ATGCTCACGTTTACCAATCGCACTGCACTCGTCACCGGCGCCGGCCGGGGGATCGGAAAAGCCATCGCGGAAATGCTCGCGCGGCACGGCGTCACCGTCATCTGCGTTTCGAAATCGGCCGATTCCTGTGGAGCGGTCGCCAGCGGAATCATAGCGGCTGGCGGGAAGGCGAAAGCGGTGGCCGTGGATGTCGCCGATGGCGCGGCAGTCGCCAAAGCCGCGGAAGAACTTTTGAAGGAGTTTCCCGCGATCGATATTCTGGTGAATAACGCCGGTATCACGCGCGACGGGCTGCTGTTTCGGATGAGTGAGACTGATTGGAACGACGTGCTGGCGACGAACCTTTCCAGCTGCTTTCATTGGACCAAGCATCTGGCGCGGCCCATGACGCGTGCGCGGTGGGGCCGCATCGTAAACATCACCTCGGTCAGCGGGATCATGGGAAATGCCGGGCAGGCGAACTATTCCGCGGCGAAGGCCGGCATGATCGGGCTCACGAAAACCTTGGCGCGAGAATTCGCCTCCCGAAGCATCACGGTAAATGCGGTCGCCCCGGGTTTCATCAAGACCGATATGACGACGGAATTCGTCAACAGCCCCGACATTGCGGGCAAGGTGTTGGAAACCGTGCCGCTCAAGCGATTTGGCGAGGCGGCGGACATCGCAAACATGACGGCGTATCTCTGCTCGGAAGAGGCCGGCTACATCACGGGGCAGGTTTTTACGGTTGACGGCGGCATGGCGATGTGA
- the acpP gene encoding acyl carrier protein, with the protein MAEQKTIEQRVKEIIVNQLNVNEEQITPNASFLDDLGADSLDTVELIMAFEEEFKDEIKGEIPETDAEKLQTVGQVVDYIKNKAAAK; encoded by the coding sequence ATGGCAGAGCAAAAAACCATCGAACAGCGCGTTAAGGAAATTATCGTTAACCAGTTGAACGTTAACGAGGAGCAAATCACTCCGAATGCCTCCTTCCTCGACGATCTCGGCGCTGATTCGCTCGACACCGTCGAGCTCATCATGGCCTTCGAAGAAGAATTCAAGGACGAGATCAAGGGCGAGATTCCCGAGACCGACGCCGAGAAACTTCAGACCGTCGGCCAAGTGGTCGACTACATCAAGAACAAGGCCGCCGCGAAGTAA
- the fabF gene encoding beta-ketoacyl-ACP synthase II — translation MDSGKSQERRIVITGLGVVASIGHDVNAFWASLIAGRSGVDRVTHFDCTQFASQIGAEVRDWEAAAHMDPKEARRNDRYTQFAYVAARQAVRDAALEMAKEDGDRVGVIIGSGIGGMQTIETQHDILRERGPRKVSPFMIPALISNMAGGLVAMDLGARGPNFGVVSACATSTHAIGEAFNALRRGDADVMVAGGSEAAITPLAYAGFCSMKAMSTRNGEPKRASRPFDLNRDGFVMGEGSGIVVLETLEHAQARGARIYCELAGYAATCDAFHITQPDPEGKGLSLAMRRALDTAQLRPEEIDYINAHGTSTPYNDKFETLAIKKVFGEHARRLAISSTKSMTGHLLGAAGAIECVVSVKTIEQGIVPPTINLETSDPDCDLDYVPHASRAMRVRTVLSNNLGFGGQNAALVLRAL, via the coding sequence ATGGATTCAGGAAAATCCCAGGAACGTCGCATCGTTATTACCGGCCTTGGTGTCGTGGCCTCCATCGGCCACGATGTGAATGCCTTTTGGGCGAGCCTGATCGCAGGGCGTTCAGGCGTTGATCGCGTGACGCATTTTGACTGCACCCAATTCGCTTCGCAGATCGGGGCGGAGGTGCGTGATTGGGAGGCGGCGGCGCATATGGATCCTAAAGAAGCGCGGCGCAACGATCGCTACACGCAGTTTGCCTACGTGGCGGCTCGCCAAGCGGTGCGCGATGCCGCACTGGAGATGGCGAAGGAAGACGGCGACCGCGTCGGTGTGATCATCGGCTCGGGCATCGGAGGCATGCAGACGATCGAAACGCAGCACGACATTTTGCGCGAACGGGGACCGCGGAAGGTCTCACCGTTCATGATCCCGGCGTTGATCAGCAACATGGCGGGAGGGTTGGTTGCGATGGATCTGGGCGCCCGCGGTCCGAATTTCGGGGTGGTATCCGCTTGTGCGACGAGCACACACGCCATCGGCGAGGCGTTCAATGCGTTGCGCCGGGGCGATGCCGACGTGATGGTGGCGGGGGGGAGCGAAGCGGCCATTACGCCTTTGGCGTATGCGGGTTTTTGTTCGATGAAAGCGATGAGCACGCGCAACGGGGAGCCGAAGAGAGCGTCCCGGCCGTTCGACCTCAATCGCGACGGGTTCGTCATGGGCGAGGGTTCGGGTATCGTCGTGCTGGAGACGCTCGAGCATGCGCAGGCTCGCGGAGCCCGCATCTATTGTGAGCTGGCCGGCTACGCGGCGACCTGTGATGCTTTTCACATCACCCAGCCTGATCCGGAAGGGAAGGGGCTCTCGTTGGCGATGCGGCGCGCGCTGGATACAGCGCAGTTACGCCCGGAAGAGATCGATTATATCAATGCCCACGGCACTTCGACGCCCTACAACGACAAGTTTGAGACCCTCGCGATCAAAAAGGTCTTTGGTGAACATGCCCGGCGGCTCGCCATCAGTTCGACCAAGTCGATGACGGGGCACCTGCTCGGAGCGGCGGGCGCGATCGAATGCGTAGTCTCTGTAAAGACGATCGAGCAAGGGATCGTTCCGCCGACGATCAATCTGGAAACGTCAGATCCCGACTGCGACTTGGATTACGTGCCCCACGCGAGTCGCGCGATGCGAGTGCGCACGGTCCTGAGCAACAATCTCGGTTTCGGCGGCCAGAACGCTGCCTTGGTCTTGCGAGCCCTTTAA
- the rpmB gene encoding 50S ribosomal protein L28, giving the protein MARICAITGKGPVKGNRINRKGQSKKSGGIGTHVTSITKRKFRPNLQRVRVKTANGGTKRIWVSVKAIKAGLIEKA; this is encoded by the coding sequence ATGGCTAGAATCTGCGCAATCACCGGAAAAGGTCCCGTCAAAGGCAACCGCATCAACCGTAAGGGTCAGTCGAAGAAGAGCGGCGGCATCGGCACCCACGTCACGAGCATCACGAAGCGCAAGTTTCGCCCCAATCTTCAGCGCGTGCGCGTGAAGACCGCCAATGGCGGCACCAAACGCATCTGGGTTTCGGTGAAGGCCATCAAGGCCGGCCTCATCGAAAAAGCCTGA
- a CDS encoding NAD(P)-dependent oxidoreductase, with protein MAPASEAGQIGHAGTESAARRAGRKRGSPLFQIRERKRGNRWRSHVRWRQIGSMPETHTIGFIGTGVMGRSMAAHLLQAGHRLRVFTRTPAKAAELVAKGAKWCRTAGEAAGEADFVITMVGYPSDVEEVYFAPSGILENARGGAVLIDMTTSSARLAERIAHAAEARGCRALDAPVSGGDVGAREARLAIMVGGEETAFEQAKPVLALLGKNVVRQGGPGAGQYCKMANQIAVAVGMLAWAEALALGAAAGLDPAVMLTSISGGAAGSWAMTNLAPRALAGNFAPGFYVKHMLKDIGIALACAAELGVDTPGLATAKAAYDRVVAAGGADCGTQAIYRVYAP; from the coding sequence ATGGCGCCTGCTAGTGAGGCCGGACAAATAGGACACGCGGGGACTGAATCGGCGGCGAGGCGGGCAGGCAGAAAGCGGGGAAGTCCGCTCTTCCAAATTAGGGAGCGGAAACGAGGAAATCGGTGGCGCTCGCATGTTCGATGGCGTCAGATAGGGTCCATGCCAGAGACGCATACGATCGGATTTATCGGCACGGGGGTGATGGGACGCAGCATGGCGGCCCATTTGCTGCAAGCCGGCCACCGCCTGCGGGTATTTACGCGAACGCCGGCAAAGGCGGCCGAGCTCGTCGCCAAAGGAGCTAAGTGGTGTCGCACTGCCGGCGAAGCGGCCGGTGAAGCGGACTTCGTAATCACCATGGTGGGCTACCCGAGCGATGTGGAAGAAGTCTACTTTGCTCCATCGGGAATCTTGGAAAACGCGCGCGGAGGAGCCGTCCTGATTGACATGACCACCTCGAGCGCTCGCCTCGCCGAGAGAATTGCCCACGCTGCGGAGGCACGCGGGTGCCGGGCTCTCGACGCCCCCGTTTCTGGAGGAGACGTCGGGGCTCGGGAAGCCCGGCTCGCCATTATGGTCGGGGGCGAGGAAACGGCGTTTGAGCAGGCGAAACCGGTTTTGGCGTTACTTGGCAAAAACGTGGTTCGTCAGGGTGGTCCCGGGGCCGGCCAATACTGCAAGATGGCCAATCAAATCGCCGTGGCGGTCGGCATGCTGGCATGGGCCGAGGCGCTGGCGTTGGGTGCGGCCGCGGGGCTGGATCCGGCGGTGATGCTAACGAGTATTAGCGGCGGAGCCGCCGGGAGCTGGGCCATGACCAACCTGGCTCCGCGGGCGCTGGCGGGAAATTTCGCTCCGGGGTTTTATGTGAAGCATATGTTGAAGGATATCGGCATTGCGCTGGCCTGCGCGGCGGAATTGGGCGTCGATACCCCCGGTTTGGCTACCGCGAAGGCGGCCTACGATCGGGTGGTGGCGGCGGGAGGTGCCGACTGCGGCACGCAAGCTATCTATCGCGTGTATGCGCCATGA
- a CDS encoding DUF4142 domain-containing protein: MKTIPIPAFVNMRRLTLAALAAAVVGVTSVNAQSSTATMPAKSDSNHVARVDRHFVEEAAEGGMREVKLGELAQGRALDGGVKAFGQRMVADHTQANNELKALAAAKGITIKADEKKDRDYDKLSAKAGNEFDEDYVKMMVKDHKKTIKLFEDEAKDGKDADLQAFANKTLPTLREHLAQAQALKKKD; encoded by the coding sequence ATGAAAACCATTCCCATCCCAGCGTTTGTAAATATGCGCCGCCTTACCTTGGCGGCTTTGGCAGCAGCAGTCGTCGGCGTGACTTCCGTCAATGCCCAGTCGTCCACCGCCACGATGCCCGCCAAGAGCGATTCGAACCACGTGGCCCGCGTTGATCGGCACTTTGTGGAGGAGGCTGCCGAAGGTGGCATGCGGGAAGTCAAGTTGGGTGAACTTGCGCAGGGGCGCGCGCTCGACGGCGGAGTGAAGGCTTTCGGCCAACGTATGGTCGCCGACCATACGCAGGCGAACAATGAGCTGAAGGCGTTGGCCGCCGCCAAAGGAATCACCATCAAAGCCGACGAGAAGAAAGATCGGGATTACGACAAGTTGTCAGCGAAAGCGGGCAACGAGTTTGATGAGGATTACGTCAAGATGATGGTGAAGGATCATAAGAAAACCATCAAGCTGTTCGAGGACGAAGCCAAAGACGGGAAGGATGCTGATCTGCAAGCGTTCGCGAACAAGACTCTGCCCACTTTGAGGGAGCATCTCGCGCAAGCCCAAGCGCTGAAGAAAAAGGACTGA
- a CDS encoding sigma-54 interaction domain-containing protein, whose protein sequence is MKPVDVDRLQSILREQARSPESNRGAAALSPTPAPRGVQGSSKGQFTSQNPTVKRILETAWRVAPTTASVLLLGENGTGKTILAEAIHQRSNRAKEPFVTVNCPCLKRELLESELFGHVRGSFTGAISDAMGKVAAAEGGTLFLDEVGDLPLDIQPKLLRLLQDRVYERVGESRSRQANVRIIAATNRNLAAEVKAGRFREDLYYRLNVISLELPPLRERPEDILDAANHLLRSIGDDLHREFRGFTPLAGEALQSYDWPGNLRELRNVVERAAILSDRDILDLADFEIPTSTHAATPQVGSYVSLAKIEEEHIRQVIERTTTLEHAARILGIDKSTLYRKRKRQHSPLSDFEFANETAACAG, encoded by the coding sequence ATGAAGCCAGTCGACGTCGATCGCCTTCAATCAATTCTCCGTGAACAAGCGCGATCTCCGGAGTCGAATCGTGGCGCAGCCGCTCTTTCCCCCACGCCTGCCCCGCGAGGCGTCCAAGGGAGCTCGAAGGGCCAGTTCACGTCGCAGAATCCGACGGTGAAACGCATTCTTGAAACCGCCTGGCGCGTCGCACCGACAACCGCGTCGGTCCTCCTCTTAGGCGAAAATGGCACCGGGAAGACCATCTTGGCGGAGGCCATCCATCAGCGAAGCAATCGCGCGAAGGAGCCTTTTGTTACGGTAAACTGCCCCTGCCTGAAGCGGGAATTGTTGGAGAGCGAATTATTCGGACACGTGCGCGGCTCGTTCACCGGCGCCATCTCTGACGCGATGGGTAAAGTAGCGGCCGCTGAGGGCGGCACGCTTTTTCTTGATGAGGTCGGCGATCTGCCGCTCGACATTCAGCCGAAACTGCTGCGACTGCTGCAAGACCGGGTCTATGAACGCGTGGGAGAGAGCCGCTCTCGGCAGGCCAACGTCCGCATCATTGCCGCGACGAATCGCAACCTTGCGGCTGAGGTTAAAGCCGGTCGCTTCCGCGAAGATCTGTATTATCGCCTCAACGTCATTTCGCTCGAATTGCCTCCCCTGCGCGAGCGCCCGGAAGACATTCTCGACGCCGCCAACCACCTTCTCCGCTCCATCGGCGACGATCTTCATCGCGAGTTTCGCGGCTTCACGCCGCTGGCGGGCGAAGCACTGCAATCCTACGACTGGCCGGGAAATTTGCGGGAGTTGCGCAACGTTGTGGAACGCGCCGCCATCTTGTCTGACCGCGATATTTTGGACCTCGCAGATTTTGAGATCCCTACTTCGACGCACGCGGCCACACCGCAAGTGGGCTCATACGTAAGCCTCGCCAAAATCGAAGAAGAACACATTCGCCAGGTAATCGAGCGCACCACCACGCTTGAACATGCTGCGCGTATTCTAGGGATCGATAAATCCACTCTCTACCGTAAACGTAAGCGCCAACACAGTCCGCTCTCCGATTTCGAATTCGCGAATGAAACTGCGGCGTGCGCCGGCTGA
- a CDS encoding response regulator transcription factor, translating into MIKTKLETATAPKAEKVGAKFNVLLVDDHPVTRQGVAALINQERNLIVCGEADSAPRALELITKLSPDLAVVDISLKTMSGIELMKNIKVLAPNLPVLFMSMHDESLYAERALRAGAQGYIMKQEASERILTAIHRVLDGELYLSDRMKEKMLHRIVNKKKEDGGFSIDSLSDREMEVFQLIGNGFSTRQIASKLNLSVKTIDSYREHLKLKLQLETGSDLVRYAIQWVKSENVV; encoded by the coding sequence ATGATCAAAACAAAACTCGAGACCGCCACCGCACCCAAAGCCGAAAAAGTGGGGGCTAAGTTCAATGTCCTTCTCGTCGACGATCACCCTGTCACCCGCCAAGGGGTGGCGGCCTTGATCAACCAGGAGCGCAATTTGATCGTCTGCGGTGAAGCCGACAGCGCCCCGCGGGCGCTGGAACTAATCACGAAGCTTTCTCCCGACCTCGCCGTGGTCGACATTTCGTTGAAGACAATGAGCGGCATCGAGCTGATGAAGAACATCAAGGTGCTCGCGCCAAATTTGCCGGTGCTGTTTATGTCGATGCATGATGAGAGCCTCTACGCCGAACGAGCGCTGCGCGCCGGCGCGCAGGGCTACATCATGAAACAGGAGGCGAGCGAACGAATCCTCACCGCGATCCATCGTGTGCTGGATGGAGAACTCTATTTGAGCGACCGGATGAAAGAAAAAATGCTCCACCGCATCGTGAACAAAAAGAAAGAGGATGGCGGCTTCTCGATCGATAGCTTGAGCGATCGTGAGATGGAGGTCTTTCAATTGATCGGGAATGGCTTCAGCACACGGCAGATTGCCTCCAAGCTGAATCTCAGCGTTAAGACGATCGACTCATACCGGGAGCACCTGAAGCTGAAGCTGCAGCTCGAAACCGGCTCCGATTTGGTCCGCTACGCCATCCAATGGGTCAAGAGCGAGAACGTCGTTTGA
- a CDS encoding BON domain-containing protein encodes MKKNIPLLSLIIALGIPAAITTFNAGCAATRTRESTGEYIDDRAISTKVKAALLRDKTVSGFAVEVNVFRGVVQLGGFVDNQTQRQRAEEIARGVAGVQSVENNISVKERNP; translated from the coding sequence ATGAAAAAAAATATCCCCCTCCTCAGCTTGATCATCGCGCTGGGCATCCCCGCTGCGATTACGACGTTCAACGCCGGTTGTGCCGCCACCCGCACGCGCGAAAGCACGGGCGAATACATCGATGATCGCGCCATCAGCACCAAGGTCAAAGCAGCGCTGCTGCGCGATAAGACTGTCAGCGGATTTGCCGTCGAGGTAAACGTCTTCCGGGGCGTCGTGCAGCTCGGTGGCTTCGTCGACAATCAGACTCAACGCCAGCGGGCGGAAGAAATTGCCCGGGGCGTGGCCGGCGTGCAATCGGTGGAAAATAATATCTCCGTCAAGGAACGTAATCCCTGA
- a CDS encoding DUF1328 family protein gives MLGYAITFLIIAIIAAVLGFGGIAGAAAGIAKILFFLFLILFIAALIFGRRRPPV, from the coding sequence ATGCTTGGATACGCTATTACCTTCCTCATCATTGCCATCATTGCGGCCGTTCTCGGATTCGGCGGCATTGCCGGCGCCGCCGCCGGTATCGCCAAGATCCTGTTCTTCCTCTTCTTGATTCTCTTCATTGCGGCTTTGATTTTTGGTCGCCGCCGCCCCCCGGTCTGA
- the ligD gene encoding non-homologous end-joining DNA ligase, with the protein MTRAKSTSPRAKSAGRKPGSRRTSSTARSPTRRKPSSGHAPTYVEPMKALATVQVPEGDWLVEIKFDGYRALSTVQDGRAEIWSRNHNSLAPLFPEISAALLSLPCSNATLDGEIVAVDDAGRPRFQLLQQLQRGSVRPPLLYYIFDLLHLNGKSFLSAPIETRKTALAKLLDRSRPPLRLSPVFDQPPARLLEQVRRDGLEGIVTKRSGSRYEPGRRSGQWLKCRIVMEQEFVIGGFTAPQGSRTVFGAILVGYYEGGRLRYAGKVGTGFDESTRQSLMREAKTLRLPSSPFSSLPLGRRSRYGQGLTPSVVASVVWVRPRLVAQIKFSEWTDEGQLRQPVFLGMRRDKPARAVHRELTAK; encoded by the coding sequence ATGACCCGCGCGAAATCCACTTCCCCGCGTGCAAAATCTGCCGGACGCAAGCCGGGCAGCCGTCGCACTTCATCGACCGCCAGGTCTCCGACACGTCGCAAACCAAGCTCGGGCCACGCCCCAACCTACGTTGAACCGATGAAAGCGCTCGCCACCGTTCAGGTCCCAGAGGGCGACTGGCTGGTGGAGATCAAATTCGACGGCTACCGCGCACTTTCGACCGTGCAGGACGGCCGGGCAGAGATCTGGTCCCGGAATCACAACAGCCTCGCGCCCCTCTTCCCGGAAATTAGTGCCGCTTTGCTCTCATTGCCCTGCAGCAACGCCACTCTCGATGGTGAAATTGTTGCGGTCGACGATGCCGGGCGCCCGCGATTTCAATTACTGCAACAGCTCCAGCGCGGCTCCGTCCGCCCGCCGCTTCTGTATTATATTTTCGATCTGCTTCACTTGAACGGAAAATCGTTTCTTTCCGCCCCCATCGAGACTCGCAAGACCGCGCTGGCCAAACTGCTTGACCGCTCCCGCCCACCCCTCCGCCTCTCCCCCGTTTTCGATCAGCCGCCCGCCCGCTTGCTGGAACAGGTGCGTCGCGATGGTTTGGAAGGCATTGTCACAAAGCGCAGCGGTTCACGCTACGAACCAGGACGGCGCAGTGGCCAGTGGCTGAAATGTCGCATCGTGATGGAGCAGGAATTCGTGATCGGCGGTTTCACCGCGCCGCAGGGTTCGCGCACTGTGTTCGGCGCAATTTTAGTCGGCTATTACGAAGGCGGACGCCTGCGTTATGCCGGAAAGGTCGGCACTGGATTCGACGAATCGACCCGCCAATCCCTCATGCGGGAAGCGAAAACGCTTCGTCTCCCCAGCTCACCCTTTTCGTCCCTGCCGTTGGGTCGGCGTTCCCGCTATGGGCAAGGGCTGACTCCATCGGTCGTGGCCAGCGTCGTGTGGGTGCGCCCTCGCCTTGTCGCGCAAATAAAATTCAGCGAATGGACTGATGAGGGCCAATTGCGGCAACCCGTGTTTCTCGGCATGCGGCGGGACAAGCCCGCACGCGCCGTTCACCGCGAACTCACTGCAAAGTAG
- a CDS encoding Ku protein — protein MRSIWKGSISFGLVNVPVALYPATRYEEIKFRLLRATDLSPINYKRVAEVDGREVPWDEIVKGYEYEKGKFVVLKDADFKRVDIEATQTIDIADFVELQEVNPIYFHKPYYLEPQRGADRVYGLLRDVLKSSGKAGIAKVVIRSRQHLAALKANGDALVLELMHFADEIVSDEELKIPQSAKVNRREFDMASSLVERMTAKWDPARYADDYRSALLHLIDEKVASGGKASPPAPKKPSHRGKVIDLMAVLQESLEHASRRTAGKRTKKPAKAPRKRHSRKKAA, from the coding sequence ATGCGCTCGATCTGGAAAGGCTCGATAAGCTTCGGCCTCGTCAACGTGCCGGTGGCGCTCTACCCCGCCACGCGTTACGAGGAGATAAAATTTCGCCTCCTGCGCGCGACCGACCTCAGCCCCATCAACTATAAACGGGTCGCGGAAGTCGATGGCCGCGAAGTCCCGTGGGATGAAATCGTCAAAGGCTACGAATATGAAAAGGGTAAGTTCGTGGTCCTGAAAGACGCCGATTTTAAGCGCGTCGACATCGAGGCCACTCAGACCATCGACATCGCCGACTTCGTGGAGCTTCAGGAAGTTAATCCGATCTACTTCCACAAGCCCTACTACCTTGAACCGCAGCGAGGCGCCGATCGTGTTTACGGTTTATTGCGCGACGTCCTCAAATCCTCGGGCAAGGCGGGTATCGCCAAAGTAGTGATTCGCTCGCGTCAGCACCTCGCTGCCCTCAAAGCCAACGGCGACGCGCTCGTGCTCGAGTTAATGCATTTCGCCGACGAGATCGTCAGCGATGAAGAGCTGAAGATTCCCCAATCCGCGAAGGTCAATCGCCGCGAATTTGATATGGCGAGCAGCTTGGTGGAACGCATGACTGCGAAATGGGACCCGGCCCGCTACGCCGACGATTATCGGTCCGCGCTCCTCCATCTAATCGACGAAAAAGTCGCGTCCGGGGGCAAAGCTTCTCCACCTGCTCCCAAGAAGCCGAGTCATCGCGGTAAGGTCATCGATCTCATGGCGGTTTTGCAGGAGAGCCTTGAGCACGCCTCCCGTCGCACCGCGGGCAAACGCACCAAGAAACCCGCCAAGGCGCCACGCAAACGCCACTCGCGCAAAAAGGCCGCATGA